The following proteins are encoded in a genomic region of Candidatus Poribacteria bacterium:
- a CDS encoding Gfo/Idh/MocA family oxidoreductase produces the protein MKLRLAQYGISHDHAGGKANVMKESDEIDFAGVFEPSPEVRETLGQSPVYEGVHWFTSKEEILEDETIVGVAAQGRVSQNLAFAREILEHGKHVWFDKPAGDNLDEFQEVLDIARDKNLLVQLGYMFRYNAGFQFILDWANAGKLGDIFSVRARISSGPSSDAHWQRWDSLGEHSGGIMFILACHLTDIIVALLGRPTRVTPFSRHDGHDVPWYRNNTAAILEYPRALAILESTSLEVDSGKSRRLEVYGTRGSAILEPLEPPELRLCLDEERDGYAKGWQTVPVERRPRYVESLRAFVADIRGEKSPDRSLDHEFTVQETVLRAAGLRQ, from the coding sequence GTGAAATTGAGACTTGCACAATACGGTATTTCCCACGACCACGCTGGAGGGAAAGCCAACGTAATGAAGGAAAGTGATGAAATTGACTTCGCCGGGGTCTTTGAGCCATCACCTGAAGTCCGAGAGACTCTCGGTCAAAGCCCGGTCTACGAAGGCGTTCACTGGTTTACGTCCAAAGAAGAGATACTCGAAGATGAGACAATCGTTGGGGTGGCGGCGCAGGGGCGTGTATCGCAGAACCTCGCCTTTGCACGGGAGATTCTCGAACACGGCAAGCATGTATGGTTCGATAAACCTGCCGGTGATAACCTTGATGAATTTCAAGAGGTCTTAGACATCGCGCGAGACAAAAATCTGCTCGTTCAACTCGGTTATATGTTCCGATACAACGCGGGTTTTCAGTTCATCCTTGATTGGGCAAACGCCGGTAAACTCGGTGATATTTTTTCCGTTCGGGCGCGAATCTCATCAGGACCTTCAAGCGATGCCCATTGGCAACGTTGGGATTCACTCGGTGAGCATTCCGGTGGCATTATGTTTATCCTCGCCTGTCATCTCACCGATATTATCGTTGCATTGTTAGGACGACCCACACGGGTGACACCCTTTTCGAGGCACGATGGACATGACGTGCCGTGGTATCGTAACAATACAGCGGCTATCCTTGAATATCCGAGAGCATTGGCTATTCTTGAGTCAACGTCATTGGAGGTGGATTCGGGGAAATCGAGACGATTGGAAGTCTACGGAACACGCGGCAGCGCAATTCTTGAACCGCTTGAACCCCCAGAATTACGGTTGTGTCTTGATGAAGAGCGGGATGGGTACGCGAAAGGCTGGCAAACGGTGCCTGTGGAGCGACGACCGCGTTACGTCGAAAGCCTGCGAGCGTTTGTCGCCGATATTCGGGGCGAGAAATCCCCTGATCGTTCCCTCGACCACGAGTTCACAGTTCAGGAAACTGTGCTGCGGGCGGCAGGACTCCGACAATAA
- a CDS encoding zinc-binding alcohol dehydrogenase: MLRELIAPAQEQVAFREYESQPLQANEIRVKSQFGAAKHGSEMASYKGYAGPRGGYDGEYKIFRADGSGGMVSYPSGLGNMCVGEVTEIGADVTEFEVGERVFRHSSFREENVWSAAGVRKLPDGVPWQAAVCLDPTDFALGAVRDGHIRIGDAVAVFGMGGIGLMALQLAKLAGAYPVIGVDPLELRRNVALECGADMVIDPTTDDAGLEIKKATGKRGADVCIEYSGHHTALQAAIRGVTYLGTVVAGAWPGIYPSGLDLGAEAHFNRPTIVFSRACSEPNPEYPNWNEGRLFEISWRLLCDGSLKSEPVIYPVVDFDDLLDEYPKIATHPGENVKLGVRFA; encoded by the coding sequence ATGTTAAGAGAACTCATTGCCCCCGCACAAGAACAGGTCGCTTTCCGAGAATATGAAAGCCAACCCTTGCAAGCGAACGAAATTCGAGTAAAGAGCCAGTTTGGTGCCGCCAAACACGGCTCAGAGATGGCATCATATAAGGGGTATGCAGGTCCGCGCGGTGGCTACGATGGCGAATATAAAATATTTCGAGCAGACGGTTCCGGCGGGATGGTGAGCTATCCTTCTGGACTGGGGAACATGTGTGTCGGCGAGGTGACTGAGATTGGCGCGGACGTTACCGAATTTGAGGTCGGAGAGCGGGTTTTTCGGCACAGCTCCTTTCGCGAAGAAAATGTTTGGTCCGCGGCAGGTGTCCGGAAACTTCCTGATGGTGTGCCTTGGCAGGCAGCCGTCTGTCTAGATCCAACAGATTTCGCCTTGGGTGCGGTGCGCGATGGTCATATCCGCATTGGGGACGCGGTGGCAGTCTTTGGAATGGGTGGGATCGGATTGATGGCACTGCAACTCGCCAAATTGGCGGGTGCCTATCCTGTAATTGGGGTCGATCCGCTCGAATTGCGCCGCAATGTAGCACTCGAATGTGGTGCTGATATGGTCATTGACCCTACAACAGATGATGCCGGTTTGGAGATAAAAAAAGCTACTGGCAAGCGCGGTGCCGATGTTTGTATCGAATATAGTGGTCATCATACGGCACTACAAGCCGCTATCCGCGGTGTGACGTATCTCGGAACAGTTGTCGCTGGCGCGTGGCCCGGTATCTATCCATCGGGATTAGATCTCGGTGCTGAAGCGCATTTCAATCGCCCTACTATTGTCTTCTCACGCGCCTGTAGCGAACCGAATCCCGAATACCCTAATTGGAATGAAGGCAGACTCTTTGAAATCAGCTGGCGGCTCCTTTGCGATGGCAGTCTGAAGTCTGAGCCTGTTATTTATCCTGTTGTCGATTTTGACGATCTATTGGACGAGTATCCGAAGATCGCAACACATCCGGGTGAGAATGTAAAGTTAGGCGTCCGATTCGCATAA
- a CDS encoding beta-lactamase family protein, producing MKKTNRILVHISFLLVLTASVFSHELPMVEPEAVGLSTERLARIDKVMETHVAQQKIAGGVTLLARHGKIAHLGTYGMMDVEAEKPMTPDTIFRIASMTKPITSVAVMMLYEEGHFRLNEPVSRFIPAFKEMHVLPPEDAEDSAQPVPATRQITIWNLLTHTDGLTYHWNERLGPQYTAADITHGLLQDESTLEEKMKVLATIPLLHQPGAEFEYGLSIDLLGYLVEVVSGMSLNDFFSERIFKPLGMNDTHFFIPETKRQRIATVYERTKDGPIARKSQEPTVDGSLIYSTDYPYKGPRTYFSGGGGLVSTAPDYVRFAQMMLNGGELNGVRLLSRKTVELMTSNQLANTDVDFGFGLGFSIVRDKSDLNEIGSVGTFGWGGFFFTNFFIDPQEQMIGIFLCQLHPSGGLDLGEKIRILSYQAIAD from the coding sequence ATGAAAAAAACGAATAGGATTTTAGTACATATCTCGTTCTTGTTGGTTCTAACGGCATCTGTCTTCAGTCACGAACTCCCTATGGTAGAGCCTGAAGCAGTTGGACTTTCTACCGAAAGGCTCGCAAGGATTGATAAAGTCATGGAAACACACGTCGCGCAGCAAAAAATCGCTGGCGGCGTTACATTGCTTGCCCGGCACGGAAAGATCGCTCATCTCGGCACTTACGGTATGATGGATGTCGAGGCAGAAAAGCCGATGACACCCGACACCATTTTTCGTATTGCGTCGATGACGAAACCAATCACGAGTGTCGCTGTGATGATGCTCTATGAAGAGGGACATTTTCGGTTGAATGAGCCGGTCTCAAGGTTCATTCCCGCTTTCAAGGAGATGCACGTGTTGCCACCGGAAGATGCCGAAGATTCGGCTCAACCTGTCCCAGCAACACGGCAAATTACAATTTGGAATCTGCTCACCCACACCGACGGTCTAACCTATCACTGGAATGAGCGTTTAGGTCCGCAATACACTGCTGCGGATATCACCCACGGGCTTCTTCAAGATGAGAGCACGCTTGAAGAGAAAATGAAAGTACTGGCAACTATTCCGTTGTTACATCAACCGGGTGCCGAATTCGAGTACGGGCTGTCAATAGATTTGCTCGGTTACCTCGTTGAAGTCGTGTCAGGGATGTCGCTCAATGATTTTTTCTCCGAGCGTATTTTCAAACCACTCGGCATGAACGACACACATTTTTTTATCCCTGAAACAAAACGCCAGCGGATCGCAACAGTGTATGAGCGAACCAAAGATGGACCCATCGCGCGAAAGTCCCAAGAACCGACAGTGGACGGTTCACTGATCTATTCAACCGACTATCCTTACAAGGGTCCGCGAACCTATTTCTCCGGTGGTGGCGGATTGGTCTCCACTGCTCCTGATTACGTCCGCTTTGCGCAGATGATGCTGAACGGTGGAGAACTGAACGGTGTCCGATTGTTGAGCCGAAAAACCGTTGAATTGATGACTTCAAATCAACTCGCAAATACGGATGTTGACTTCGGATTCGGTTTAGGCTTTAGTATTGTCCGAGACAAATCAGACCTCAATGAGATCGGCTCAGTCGGGACATTTGGTTGGGGTGGTTTCTTCTTTACCAACTTTTTCATTGACCCTCAAGAACAGATGATTGGCATCTTTTTGTGCCAATTGCATCCCAGCGGTGGCTTGGATCTCGGAGAGAAAATTCGCATCCTCAGTTACCAAGCAATCGCCGACTAA
- a CDS encoding DUF1501 domain-containing protein yields the protein MAIDIHEETDLRLTRRTFLGKTVRGVGSLALASLLTPSLINAAPEVERWQGIVTTPHVPPKAKRIIHLCMAGGPSHLETLDYKPKLAELDGQPMPKSFTEGQPIAQLQGQADSLKCLGPTHEFKKYGASGQEMSAAFPHIGSLADDICIVRSLKTEQINHDPAHTFMNTGTAIAGRPSMGSWLLYGLGSENENLPGYVVLTSSGGGQDQPIATRQWHSGFLPGQFQGVQFHSTGDPVHYVTNPGGVNTEQQRDVVDAVQTLNGMLDETVEDPAISTRISQYEMAFRMQTSVPELTDISKEPQHVLDAYGAEPGDGSYAANCLLARRLAERGVRFIQLYHRGWDHHGGIENAIKTTSGYVDKATAALVNDLKQRGMLEDTLVIWGGEFGRTPMAQGTGRDHHIKGFSMWMAGGGIKGGISYGNTDELGYNSVENIVHVHDFHATMLHLFGINHEKLVYRFQGRDFRLTDVHGHVVQDILA from the coding sequence ATGGCTATAGATATTCATGAAGAAACCGATCTTCGTCTTACACGGCGAACATTTCTGGGGAAAACTGTGCGGGGTGTCGGATCACTCGCACTCGCATCCTTACTGACACCCTCGCTTATCAATGCTGCGCCAGAGGTAGAGCGGTGGCAGGGGATTGTTACCACACCGCATGTGCCGCCGAAAGCGAAACGTATTATTCATCTCTGCATGGCGGGCGGTCCTTCGCACTTAGAGACTTTGGACTACAAACCGAAACTGGCGGAACTTGACGGGCAACCAATGCCGAAGTCTTTCACAGAAGGGCAACCGATCGCTCAACTCCAAGGACAAGCGGATTCACTCAAATGCCTCGGTCCAACGCATGAATTCAAAAAGTATGGAGCGTCGGGGCAGGAGATGAGTGCAGCGTTTCCGCATATCGGAAGCCTTGCCGACGATATTTGCATCGTCCGCTCCCTGAAAACTGAGCAGATTAATCACGATCCGGCACACACCTTCATGAACACTGGCACTGCGATCGCTGGCAGACCGAGCATGGGGTCGTGGTTGCTCTATGGACTTGGTAGTGAGAATGAAAATCTGCCGGGGTACGTCGTCCTCACCTCTTCTGGTGGTGGACAGGACCAGCCGATTGCAACGCGGCAATGGCATAGTGGATTCCTTCCAGGTCAGTTTCAAGGTGTTCAGTTCCACTCAACTGGCGATCCCGTCCACTACGTCACGAACCCTGGTGGTGTCAACACAGAACAGCAACGGGACGTTGTGGATGCCGTCCAAACCTTGAACGGTATGCTCGACGAAACCGTAGAGGATCCTGCGATCTCGACGCGGATTAGTCAGTATGAAATGGCATTCCGAATGCAGACGAGTGTTCCAGAATTGACGGATATCTCGAAAGAACCGCAGCACGTTCTGGATGCCTACGGCGCAGAACCCGGCGACGGATCTTATGCTGCAAATTGTCTCCTCGCACGACGATTAGCCGAACGCGGTGTGCGGTTTATCCAACTCTACCATCGCGGTTGGGATCATCACGGTGGCATTGAAAACGCCATCAAGACGACCTCAGGCTATGTTGATAAGGCAACCGCTGCACTCGTCAATGATTTGAAGCAGCGCGGTATGTTGGAGGATACCTTAGTGATTTGGGGCGGCGAGTTTGGTCGGACACCCATGGCACAAGGTACCGGGCGCGACCACCACATCAAGGGATTCTCGATGTGGATGGCTGGCGGCGGCATCAAAGGTGGTATCAGTTACGGTAACACCGATGAGTTGGGATATAATTCCGTTGAAAATATCGTGCATGTCCACGACTTCCATGCCACCATGCTGCATCTGTTCGGGATTAACCACGAAAAACTGGTCTACCGTTTCCAAGGACGGGATTTCCGTCTCACCGATGTCCACGGACATGTCGTCCAAGACATTCTGGCTTAA
- a CDS encoding type II toxin-antitoxin system HicB family antitoxin, which yields MKYKGYSAHIEYSEEDRCLVGHIAGITDIVGFHADTVPELQEAFEEAVDDYLETCERLNKSPQKPYSGNLRLQIPPDVHVAIAKAAEASGKDLDQWATETFTHAVNDALTVPSKT from the coding sequence ATGAAGTACAAGGGTTATAGTGCCCATATTGAGTACAGCGAAGAAGATAGATGTCTTGTTGGACATATTGCAGGAATTACCGACATTGTTGGGTTTCACGCGGACACTGTCCCTGAACTTCAAGAGGCTTTTGAAGAAGCCGTAGACGATTATCTGGAAACGTGTGAGAGACTAAATAAATCGCCACAAAAACCGTATTCCGGAAATCTGAGGTTACAGATTCCTCCCGATGTCCACGTGGCCATTGCAAAGGCTGCTGAAGCCAGCGGGAAAGATCTCGACCAATGGGCAACAGAGACTTTCACTCATGCTGTCAATGACGCGTTGACTGTTCCGTCGAAAACCTAA
- a CDS encoding type II toxin-antitoxin system HicA family toxin gives MNKRHERTLNAIFRTPIPATLKWRQIESLLMACGAKSVEGRGSRVRFELNGVTATFHHPHKQKEARSYQVRDVRHFLEEAGIIP, from the coding sequence ATGAATAAGCGACATGAGAGAACTTTAAACGCTATTTTCAGAACACCGATCCCGGCAACGTTAAAATGGCGGCAGATAGAGTCTCTCTTAATGGCATGTGGGGCAAAATCCGTTGAGGGAAGAGGATCCAGAGTGAGGTTTGAATTGAATGGCGTTACCGCAACGTTTCACCATCCCCATAAGCAAAAAGAAGCACGTTCTTACCAAGTGAGGGATGTGAGGCATTTTCTGGAGGAGGCAGGAATAATTCCATGA
- a CDS encoding PSD1 domain-containing protein: protein MPQTLLSRLGTTIGFRTCCASLIILLLGLAIALQPVYAEKLQFDRDIRPILSDKCYACHGPDPAVRQANLRLDTKEGAFSAPSGYPIIVPGEPENSELVLRITHEDIDQRMPPQISNRQPTQDEIDTLIQWITEGAEWEEHWVYSPPERVEPPTIENTTWIRNPVDAFILRRLEAEGLTPSTEADKRTLIRRLSFDLTGLLPTPAEVEQFLRDENTNAYETLVNRLLSESQYGERMAMYWLDLVRYADTSGYHADENVSIWPYRDYVIKAFNNNMPFDQFTVENLAGDLLPDPTPAQKVAAGYNRLNQTTSEGGAQAKEYLAIYAADRVRTTASVWLGATLGCAQCHDHKFDPYTAKDFYSFAAFFADVKGPGVYPGRSKWEPVVMLPTPAQESALQDIDDELTKLERVFKASSPGLEAKQTEWENEVLSLLDSTELTDFAWIDDAQANGGRTEGTWKFVGKNEAPVFSKLYSRKQAAEAGKTVQHAFRGANRKFTLAEDDRLFAYVWIDPESPPETVMLQWNDGNWDHRAFWGEDKINFGEIGSDTPAHKPMGPLPAVGEWVRLEVDPADVGLEPGSVLNGIAFVQFGGTAYWDVAGMATTRGSAVKHAHTEQVIAAIQVDASVRTTHQREQIAAEYRRITPALDGIRNQIADLQKQKGEIETQIPYSLTTESTLPRTTRVLPRGNWLDDSGEIVEPMVPTFLGDLGIKNRRPTRLELAWWIASMDNPLTSRTFVNRLWALYFGTGLSRVLDDLGAQGESPTHPELLDWLAVEFVESGWNVKHIVKLIVTSNTYRQSSKSNEILEEKDAYNRLLARQSRWRLDAEVVRDNALLLSGLLIPKIGGPSVRPYQPVGYYSNLNFPKRVYVHDEGENQYRRGLYTHWQRTFLHPSMMAFDAPSRQECTAERATSNTPMQALTLLNDPSYVEAARVFAARIIQEGGESVAERINWAYQWTLSRMPQPKELEIIKNLYEKHHAEYTANLDAASTLVATGEAPLTEDAEPDELAAWTSVARVILNLHETIMRY from the coding sequence CACCAAGCGGATATCCGATTATCGTGCCCGGTGAACCGGAAAACAGCGAATTGGTCCTACGCATAACACACGAAGACATTGACCAACGGATGCCACCGCAGATCTCCAATCGGCAGCCGACACAAGATGAGATCGATACACTCATCCAGTGGATTACTGAAGGGGCAGAGTGGGAAGAACACTGGGTTTACAGTCCCCCTGAACGGGTTGAACCACCCACCATCGAAAACACTACATGGATCCGCAACCCCGTTGATGCCTTCATACTTCGGAGATTAGAGGCAGAGGGTCTCACTCCGTCAACGGAAGCGGATAAACGAACACTTATCCGTCGTTTGAGTTTCGATCTCACTGGATTGCTGCCTACACCCGCTGAAGTAGAGCAATTCTTAAGAGATGAGAACACCAATGCCTATGAGACACTTGTCAACAGGCTTCTGTCTGAATCTCAATATGGCGAGCGAATGGCAATGTACTGGCTCGATCTGGTGCGCTATGCGGATACGAGCGGTTACCATGCTGACGAAAACGTGAGCATCTGGCCCTATCGTGACTATGTGATAAAAGCGTTTAACAACAACATGCCGTTTGATCAATTTACGGTCGAAAACCTCGCAGGCGATCTCCTGCCGGATCCAACACCAGCGCAAAAGGTCGCTGCCGGTTATAACCGTTTGAATCAGACCACCTCAGAAGGAGGCGCGCAGGCGAAAGAGTATCTCGCAATCTATGCCGCAGACAGAGTCCGAACGACTGCATCCGTCTGGTTAGGTGCAACGCTCGGTTGTGCCCAATGTCACGACCACAAGTTTGATCCATACACCGCGAAGGATTTTTACAGTTTCGCCGCGTTTTTCGCTGATGTCAAGGGACCGGGGGTATATCCCGGTAGAAGTAAGTGGGAACCCGTCGTAATGCTACCGACACCCGCACAAGAATCAGCATTGCAAGATATTGACGACGAATTGACAAAATTGGAGCGGGTGTTCAAAGCGTCATCGCCCGGATTGGAAGCGAAACAGACGGAGTGGGAAAACGAAGTTCTCTCGCTTCTTGACTCAACAGAACTGACCGACTTCGCGTGGATAGACGATGCTCAGGCAAACGGTGGTAGAACCGAGGGCACATGGAAATTTGTCGGTAAAAATGAAGCACCTGTTTTCAGTAAATTATACTCACGAAAACAGGCAGCGGAAGCAGGAAAGACAGTCCAACATGCCTTCCGTGGCGCGAATCGAAAGTTCACTTTAGCAGAGGATGACAGACTCTTTGCTTATGTCTGGATTGATCCCGAATCACCGCCAGAAACTGTTATGCTCCAGTGGAACGATGGAAATTGGGATCACCGGGCGTTTTGGGGTGAAGACAAAATTAACTTCGGTGAGATTGGAAGCGATACACCCGCTCACAAGCCGATGGGACCTCTACCTGCAGTCGGTGAATGGGTCCGTCTCGAAGTAGACCCAGCGGACGTTGGATTGGAACCGGGGAGTGTTCTGAACGGTATCGCTTTCGTCCAGTTTGGCGGCACTGCTTATTGGGATGTTGCTGGTATGGCAACGACTCGCGGCTCGGCGGTGAAGCATGCACATACGGAACAGGTTATTGCAGCAATTCAGGTCGATGCGTCTGTCAGGACGACACATCAGCGTGAGCAGATCGCCGCGGAGTATCGCCGTATCACACCTGCGCTTGATGGTATCCGGAATCAGATTGCAGACCTACAGAAGCAGAAAGGTGAAATCGAAACGCAAATTCCTTACTCACTTACCACTGAATCTACACTACCTCGAACGACACGCGTGCTACCGAGGGGTAACTGGCTGGACGATTCAGGCGAGATCGTCGAACCGATGGTCCCGACTTTCCTTGGTGATCTCGGTATCAAAAACCGCCGACCCACCCGTTTGGAGCTTGCATGGTGGATAGCGTCAATGGACAACCCGCTAACTTCTCGTACGTTCGTGAACCGACTTTGGGCACTCTACTTCGGGACTGGGTTATCCCGCGTCTTGGATGACCTCGGTGCACAAGGCGAATCGCCGACGCATCCTGAACTGCTTGACTGGCTCGCTGTCGAATTTGTGGAGAGCGGTTGGAATGTTAAGCACATCGTAAAACTTATCGTTACCTCAAACACTTATCGTCAATCCTCGAAATCAAACGAGATATTGGAGGAGAAGGACGCTTACAATCGCTTGCTGGCACGCCAATCACGCTGGAGACTGGATGCAGAGGTAGTTCGTGATAACGCATTGTTGCTGAGTGGACTTCTTATCCCAAAAATCGGTGGTCCGAGTGTGAGACCTTACCAGCCGGTGGGTTACTACTCGAACTTGAATTTCCCGAAGCGGGTTTATGTGCACGACGAGGGAGAAAACCAATATCGTCGTGGGCTTTATACGCATTGGCAGCGCACCTTCTTGCATCCGAGTATGATGGCGTTTGACGCGCCGAGCCGTCAGGAGTGTACCGCTGAGCGAGCCACATCTAATACGCCAATGCAAGCCTTGACGCTACTCAACGATCCAAGCTATGTTGAGGCGGCGCGCGTCTTTGCGGCACGGATTATTCAAGAGGGGGGTGAATCCGTCGCTGAGCGTATCAATTGGGCATACCAATGGACACTGTCTCGAATGCCACAGCCAAAGGAATTAGAGATTATAAAAAATCTCTACGAAAAGCACCACGCCGAATATACTGCTAACCTTGATGCTGCCAGTACTCTCGTGGCAACGGGTGAAGCCCCTCTAACAGAGGACGCTGAACCTGACGAATTGGCGGCGTGGACTTCTGTGGCACGGGTAATATTGAATTTGCATGAAACGATTATGCGATATTAA